In the Mycolicibacterium thermoresistibile genome, one interval contains:
- the atpD gene encoding F0F1 ATP synthase subunit beta — protein MTATAEKETSKETTGRVVRVTGPVVDVEFPRGSVPDLFNALHADITFGDLAKTLTLEVAQHLGDNMVRCISMQPTDGLVRGVDVRDTGRSISVPVGDGVKGHVFNALGDCLDQPGYGKDFEHWSIHRKPPAFSDLEPKTEMLETGLKVVDLLTPYVRGGKIALFGGAGVGKTVLIQEMINRIARNFGGTSVFAGVGERTREGNDLWVELGEADVLKDTALVFGQMDEPPGTRMRVALSALTMAEYFRDEQGQDVLLFIDNIFRFTQAGSEVSTLLGRMPSAVGYQPTLADEMGELQERITSTRGRSITSMQAVYVPADDYTDPAPATTFAHLDATTELSRAVFSKGIFPAVDPLASSSTILDPSVVGDEHYRVAQEVIRILQRYKDLQDIIAILGIDELSEEDKQLVNRARRIERFLSQNMMAAEQFTGQPGSTVPLKETIEAFDRLTKGDFDHLPEQAFFLIGGLEDLQRKAESLGAKMEDTSGDGAPVPADAQKDAANTNE, from the coding sequence ATGACCGCTACGGCTGAAAAAGAGACCAGCAAGGAGACCACCGGCCGGGTGGTGCGCGTCACCGGTCCGGTCGTCGACGTCGAGTTCCCCCGCGGGTCCGTACCGGACCTGTTCAACGCGCTGCACGCCGACATCACGTTCGGTGACCTCGCGAAGACGCTGACGCTGGAGGTGGCGCAGCACCTCGGCGACAACATGGTGCGCTGCATCTCCATGCAGCCGACCGACGGCCTGGTGCGTGGTGTCGACGTCCGCGATACCGGCCGGTCCATCTCGGTGCCGGTGGGCGACGGTGTGAAGGGCCATGTGTTCAACGCCCTCGGTGACTGCCTCGACCAGCCCGGGTACGGCAAGGACTTCGAGCACTGGTCGATTCACCGCAAGCCGCCGGCGTTCTCCGACCTCGAGCCGAAGACCGAGATGCTCGAGACCGGCCTGAAGGTCGTCGACCTGCTCACCCCGTACGTGCGGGGCGGCAAGATCGCCCTGTTCGGCGGCGCCGGCGTGGGCAAGACCGTGCTGATCCAGGAGATGATCAACCGCATCGCCCGCAACTTCGGTGGTACCTCGGTGTTCGCCGGTGTGGGTGAGCGCACCCGTGAGGGTAACGACCTGTGGGTCGAGCTCGGCGAGGCCGACGTGCTCAAGGACACCGCGCTGGTGTTCGGGCAGATGGACGAGCCGCCGGGCACCCGTATGCGCGTCGCGCTGTCGGCCCTGACCATGGCCGAGTACTTCCGCGACGAGCAGGGCCAGGACGTGCTGCTGTTCATCGACAACATCTTCCGGTTCACCCAGGCCGGTTCGGAGGTGTCCACCCTGCTGGGCCGGATGCCCTCGGCGGTGGGTTACCAGCCGACGCTGGCCGACGAGATGGGCGAGCTGCAGGAGCGCATCACCTCGACTCGGGGTCGGTCGATCACCTCGATGCAGGCCGTGTACGTGCCCGCCGACGACTACACCGACCCGGCGCCGGCGACGACGTTCGCGCACCTGGACGCGACCACGGAGCTGAGCCGTGCGGTGTTCTCCAAGGGCATCTTCCCGGCGGTGGACCCGCTGGCGTCCAGCTCGACCATTCTCGACCCGAGCGTGGTCGGCGACGAGCACTACCGCGTCGCGCAGGAAGTCATCCGGATCCTGCAGCGCTACAAGGACCTCCAGGACATCATCGCGATCCTCGGTATCGACGAGCTGTCGGAGGAGGACAAGCAGCTGGTGAACCGGGCGCGGCGTATCGAGCGGTTCCTGAGCCAGAACATGATGGCCGCCGAGCAGTTCACCGGGCAGCCGGGTTCGACCGTGCCGCTCAAGGAGACCATCGAGGCGTTCGACCGGCTCACCAAGGGCGATTTCGACCATCTGCCCGAGCAGGCGTTCTTCCTCATCGGTGGTCTGGAGGATCTGCAGCGTAAGGCCGAGAGCCTCGG
- a CDS encoding F0F1 ATP synthase subunit gamma: MGATLRELRGRIRSAGSIKKITKAQELIATSRIAKAQARVEAARPYAAEITNMLTNLASASALDHPLLVERENPRRAGVLVVTSDRGLCGAYNANVLRRAEELFALLREEGKQPVLYIVGRKAFNYFTFRNWEITGSWTGFSERPEYENAQAIATTLVDAFMAGADDTGDDPGADNILGVDELHIVYTEFRSMMSQVAEARRIAPMVVEYVGDEVDEGPHTLFEFEPDAETLFHTLLPRYIATRIYAALLEAAASESASRRRAMKSASDNADDLIRSLTLMANRERQAQITQEISEIVGGANALAEAAGR; encoded by the coding sequence ATGGGAGCCACACTGCGTGAACTTCGCGGACGGATCCGGTCCGCGGGGTCCATCAAGAAGATCACCAAGGCCCAGGAGCTGATCGCGACATCGCGTATCGCGAAGGCACAGGCCCGGGTGGAGGCGGCGCGGCCGTACGCTGCGGAGATCACCAACATGCTGACCAACCTGGCCAGCGCCAGCGCGCTGGACCATCCCCTGCTCGTCGAGCGGGAGAACCCCAGGCGGGCCGGCGTGCTGGTGGTGACCTCGGACCGCGGGCTGTGCGGTGCGTACAACGCCAACGTGCTGCGCCGCGCCGAGGAGCTCTTCGCGTTGCTGCGAGAGGAGGGCAAGCAACCGGTCCTCTACATCGTCGGCCGTAAGGCGTTCAACTACTTCACCTTCCGCAACTGGGAGATCACCGGTTCGTGGACCGGTTTCTCCGAGCGGCCGGAGTACGAGAACGCCCAGGCGATCGCCACCACCCTGGTGGACGCGTTCATGGCCGGCGCCGACGACACCGGCGATGACCCGGGTGCGGACAACATCCTCGGCGTCGACGAACTGCACATCGTGTACACCGAGTTCCGGTCGATGATGTCGCAGGTCGCCGAGGCCCGCCGGATCGCGCCGATGGTGGTGGAGTACGTCGGGGACGAGGTCGACGAGGGCCCGCACACCCTGTTCGAGTTCGAACCCGATGCCGAGACGTTGTTCCACACGCTGCTGCCGCGTTACATCGCGACCCGCATCTACGCGGCGCTGCTGGAGGCGGCGGCATCGGAGTCGGCGTCCCGGCGCCGGGCGATGAAGTCGGCCAGCGACAACGCCGACGACCTCATCCGGTCGCTGACGCTCATGGCCAACCGGGAACGGCAGGCCCAAATCACCCAGGAAATCAGCGAGATCGTCGGCGGTGCCAATGCGCTCGCCGAGGCCGCCGGCCGATAA
- the atpA gene encoding F0F1 ATP synthase subunit alpha codes for MADLTISAADIQGAIEDYVASFESATEREETGTVVDAGDGIAHVEGLPSVMAQELLEFPGGVLGVALNLDENEIGAVILGDFEKIEQGQQVRRTGEVLSVPVGDGYLGRVVNPLGQPIDGKGDIETTGRRALELQAPSVVQRQSVFEPLQTGIKAIDSMTPIGRGQRQLIIGDRKTGKTAVCVDTILNQRANWETGDSKQQVRCVYVAIGQKGTTIASVRQTLEEGGAMDYTTIVAAPASDSAGFKWLAPYTGSAIAQHWMYDGKHVLIVFDDLTKQAEAYRAISLLLRRPPGREAYPGDVFYLHSRLLERCAKLSDDLGGGSLTGLPVIETKANDISAYIPTNVISITDGQCFLETDLFNQGVRPAINVGVSVSRVGGAAQIKAMKDVAGSLRLDLSQYRELEAFAAFASDLDATSKAQLDRGARLVEVLKQPQNSPMPVEDQVVAIFLGTKGHLDSVPIEDVQRFEAEFLEHVKASHQEILTDIRDSKKLSDETAEKLVNVVNEFKKGFSTTSGESVIPDEGVEAMDEADLEKESVQVRKPPPPKKK; via the coding sequence ATGGCAGACTTGACAATCTCGGCTGCTGACATCCAGGGGGCAATCGAGGACTACGTCGCCTCGTTCGAGTCCGCCACCGAACGCGAGGAGACCGGCACCGTCGTCGACGCCGGCGACGGCATCGCCCACGTCGAGGGCCTGCCCTCGGTGATGGCGCAGGAGCTGCTCGAGTTCCCCGGTGGAGTGCTGGGTGTCGCGCTGAACCTCGACGAGAACGAAATCGGTGCGGTCATCCTCGGTGACTTCGAGAAGATCGAGCAGGGCCAGCAGGTCCGCCGCACCGGCGAGGTGCTCTCGGTGCCGGTCGGCGACGGATACCTGGGCCGGGTCGTCAACCCGCTCGGTCAGCCGATCGACGGCAAGGGTGACATCGAGACCACCGGGCGGCGCGCGCTGGAACTGCAGGCCCCGTCCGTGGTCCAGCGGCAGAGCGTGTTCGAGCCGCTGCAGACCGGCATCAAGGCCATCGACTCGATGACCCCGATCGGCCGCGGCCAGCGTCAGCTGATCATCGGTGACCGCAAGACCGGTAAGACCGCCGTCTGCGTCGACACCATCCTCAACCAGCGGGCGAACTGGGAGACCGGCGACTCCAAGCAGCAGGTCCGCTGCGTGTACGTGGCCATCGGCCAGAAGGGCACCACGATCGCCAGCGTGCGGCAGACCCTCGAAGAGGGCGGCGCGATGGACTACACCACAATCGTCGCGGCCCCGGCCTCCGATTCGGCCGGCTTCAAGTGGCTCGCGCCCTACACCGGTTCGGCCATCGCGCAGCACTGGATGTACGACGGCAAGCACGTGCTGATCGTGTTCGACGACCTCACCAAGCAGGCCGAGGCCTACCGCGCGATCTCGCTGCTGCTGCGCCGCCCGCCCGGACGTGAGGCCTACCCGGGCGATGTGTTCTACCTGCACTCCCGGCTGCTGGAGCGGTGCGCCAAGCTGTCCGACGACCTCGGCGGCGGCTCGCTGACCGGTCTCCCGGTCATCGAGACCAAGGCCAACGACATCTCGGCCTACATCCCGACCAACGTCATCTCGATCACCGACGGCCAGTGCTTCCTGGAGACCGACCTGTTCAACCAGGGCGTGCGGCCGGCCATCAACGTCGGTGTGTCGGTGTCCCGCGTCGGTGGCGCCGCCCAGATCAAGGCCATGAAGGACGTGGCCGGCTCGCTGCGACTGGATCTGTCCCAGTACCGCGAACTGGAGGCGTTCGCGGCGTTCGCCTCGGACCTGGACGCCACGTCGAAGGCGCAGCTGGATCGCGGTGCCCGGCTGGTCGAGGTGCTCAAGCAGCCGCAGAACAGCCCTATGCCGGTCGAGGACCAGGTGGTCGCGATCTTCCTGGGAACCAAGGGGCACCTGGACTCGGTGCCGATCGAGGACGTCCAGCGATTCGAGGCGGAGTTCCTCGAGCACGTCAAGGCCTCGCACCAGGAGATCCTGACCGACATCCGGGACAGCAAGAAGCTCTCCGACGAGACCGCCGAGAAGCTCGTGAACGTCGTCAACGAGTTCAAGAAGGGTTTCTCGACGACCAGCGGTGAATCGGTCATTCCCGACGAGGGCGTCGAAGCGATGGACGAGGCCGACCTGGAAAAGGAATCGGTGCAGGTCCGCAAGCCCCCGCCACCGAAGAAGAAGTGA
- a CDS encoding F0F1 ATP synthase subunit B/delta: protein MDTFIGQLVGFGLIVFAIVKWVVPLVRRMMQTQQELVRQQLEESAAAAKKVAEADIAHARALEEANAEAERIKAEARRDAEKIAEQLRAQADAEVERVKVQGAAQVELLRQQLVRELRQHLGTESVRRAGELVRQHVSDSNAQSATVDRFLDELDAMAPSDAVIENPVTANLRAASRDATNAMIDEFEQRTGGLDADALTRLADELNGVAKLLRREGMLTKYLAEPADDPAAKVRLLESVFSGKIGDASLDILKSGVSHRWSAEADLIEAVQHIARLALLARADRENAADEVEEQLFRFGRILDAEPQLNSLISDRTKPLDGRVALLNKVIEGRVHPVALALLTQTVESLGERRADAAVKELAELAVARRGEIVAHVTAAADLSDAQRNRLAELLSRIYSHPVSIQLHVDPSVLGGLTIAVGDEVIDGSLSTRLAAAETQLPD, encoded by the coding sequence ATGGATACATTCATCGGTCAGCTTGTCGGTTTCGGACTCATCGTCTTCGCGATCGTCAAGTGGGTCGTTCCGTTGGTGCGCCGGATGATGCAGACGCAGCAGGAACTGGTGCGTCAGCAGCTCGAGGAGAGCGCCGCCGCGGCCAAGAAGGTCGCGGAGGCCGACATCGCGCACGCCCGGGCGCTGGAAGAGGCCAACGCGGAAGCGGAGCGGATCAAGGCGGAAGCGCGCCGCGACGCCGAGAAGATCGCCGAGCAGCTGCGCGCTCAGGCCGACGCCGAGGTCGAGCGGGTCAAGGTGCAGGGCGCGGCGCAGGTGGAGCTGCTGCGCCAGCAGCTCGTCCGTGAGCTGCGTCAGCATCTCGGCACCGAATCGGTCCGCCGCGCCGGCGAATTGGTTCGCCAACACGTCTCCGACTCCAACGCCCAGTCCGCCACCGTGGACCGGTTCCTCGACGAACTGGATGCGATGGCGCCGTCGGACGCGGTGATCGAGAACCCGGTGACCGCGAACCTGCGTGCGGCCAGCCGCGACGCCACCAACGCGATGATCGACGAGTTCGAACAGCGCACCGGTGGACTGGACGCCGACGCGTTGACCCGATTGGCCGATGAACTCAACGGTGTCGCCAAGCTGCTGCGCCGCGAAGGGATGTTGACCAAGTATCTGGCCGAGCCCGCCGACGATCCCGCGGCCAAGGTCAGGCTGCTGGAATCGGTGTTCTCCGGCAAGATCGGCGACGCTTCCCTCGACATCCTGAAATCCGGTGTATCCCACCGCTGGTCGGCCGAGGCGGATCTGATCGAGGCCGTGCAGCACATCGCGCGGCTGGCGCTGCTGGCCCGCGCCGACCGGGAGAACGCCGCCGACGAGGTCGAAGAGCAGCTCTTCCGCTTCGGTCGGATCCTCGATGCCGAGCCGCAGCTGAACTCGCTGATCAGCGATCGCACCAAACCGCTCGACGGCCGGGTCGCCCTGCTGAACAAGGTGATCGAGGGCCGGGTGCATCCGGTGGCGCTGGCACTGCTGACCCAGACGGTGGAATCCCTGGGTGAGCGGCGGGCCGACGCCGCGGTCAAGGAGCTGGCCGAGCTGGCGGTGGCCCGTCGCGGCGAGATCGTCGCGCATGTCACCGCGGCGGCCGATCTGAGCGACGCACAACGAAACCGGCTCGCGGAACTGCTGAGCCGCATCTACAGCCACCCGGTGTCGATCCAGTTGCACGTCGACCCGTCCGTGCTCGGTGGCCTGACGATCGCGGTCGGTGACGAAGTGATCGACGGATCGCTGTCAACCCGGCTGGCCGCAGCGGAAACCCAGCTGCCGGATTAG
- a CDS encoding F0F1 ATP synthase subunit B — MAEMSAAVLVAQEDGGTQNFLLPNGTFFFTLLIFLIVLGVITKWVVPPINKVLREREAMVQKTAEDNRKSAELAAATEADTRRVLDAARREASATRDEARNQGRAVLEDMRSRASEEAAATLKTASEELSRQGEATRAELEASVEALSTKLAGRVLGIDVGGRTSATTGQGR; from the coding sequence ATGGCTGAAATGAGCGCTGCCGTTCTCGTGGCACAGGAAGACGGGGGAACCCAGAACTTTCTGCTGCCCAACGGGACCTTCTTCTTCACGCTGCTCATCTTCTTGATCGTGCTGGGCGTCATCACCAAATGGGTGGTGCCCCCGATCAACAAGGTGCTGCGTGAGCGGGAGGCGATGGTCCAGAAGACAGCCGAGGACAACCGGAAGTCTGCCGAACTCGCCGCCGCCACCGAAGCCGATACCCGCCGGGTGCTGGACGCCGCCCGCCGCGAGGCATCGGCCACCCGGGACGAGGCCCGCAACCAGGGTCGCGCCGTTCTGGAGGACATGCGGTCCCGGGCCAGTGAAGAAGCGGCAGCGACGTTGAAGACGGCGAGCGAGGAGCTGTCCCGACAGGGTGAAGCGACCCGCGCCGAACTGGAGGCGTCGGTCGAAGCGCTGTCGACCAAGCTCGCCGGCCGAGTATTGGGCATCGACGTCGGTGGCCGCACGTCGGCGACCACGGGGCAGGGACGGTAA
- a CDS encoding F0F1 ATP synthase subunit C — MDPMIAAGALIGGGLLLGGAATGAAIGDGLAGAALIDGVARQPEAQGRLFVPFFITVGLVEAMYFINLAFMALFVFATPVG; from the coding sequence ATGGATCCCATGATCGCTGCCGGCGCGCTGATCGGCGGTGGGCTGCTCCTCGGCGGTGCCGCCACCGGCGCTGCCATCGGTGACGGTCTCGCCGGCGCGGCCCTGATCGACGGCGTGGCACGCCAGCCCGAGGCGCAGGGCCGGCTTTTCGTCCCGTTCTTCATCACCGTCGGTCTGGTGGAGGCCATGTACTTCATCAACCTGGCGTTCATGGCGCTGTTCGTCTTCGCCACCCCGGTTGGTTAA
- the atpB gene encoding F0F1 ATP synthase subunit A has translation MTETILALEVGKHETAEWFGMTVNTDTLLSTAIAAVIVIVLAFILRAKVTSTGVPSGVQLFWEAITTQMRNQIESSIGMRIAPFVLPLAVTLFTFILIANWLAVFPWQYRDANGDVHEVLKAPAADINFALSLALFVFICYHLAGIWRRGVLGHPKAVLKGHVAFLMPINIVEELAKPVSLGLRLFGNVMAGGIMVGLIAMFPAYVMWAPNALWKGFELFIGAIQAFIFALLTILYFGQAMELEEHDPTP, from the coding sequence ATGACTGAGACCATCCTCGCGCTCGAAGTCGGCAAACACGAGACCGCCGAATGGTTCGGCATGACGGTCAACACCGACACGTTGCTGTCGACCGCGATCGCCGCGGTGATCGTGATCGTGTTGGCCTTCATCCTGCGCGCGAAGGTGACCTCGACTGGTGTGCCGAGCGGCGTGCAGCTGTTCTGGGAGGCGATCACCACCCAGATGCGCAACCAGATCGAGTCCTCGATCGGCATGCGGATCGCCCCGTTCGTCCTGCCGCTGGCCGTCACCCTGTTCACCTTCATCCTGATCGCGAACTGGCTGGCGGTGTTCCCGTGGCAGTACCGCGACGCCAACGGCGACGTGCACGAGGTGCTCAAGGCGCCGGCCGCTGACATCAACTTCGCGCTGTCGCTGGCCCTGTTCGTGTTCATCTGTTACCACCTGGCCGGCATCTGGCGCCGCGGCGTGCTGGGCCACCCCAAGGCGGTGCTCAAGGGCCATGTCGCCTTCCTGATGCCGATCAACATCGTCGAGGAGCTCGCCAAGCCGGTCTCGCTGGGTCTGCGACTCTTCGGCAACGTGATGGCCGGCGGCATCATGGTCGGACTGATCGCGATGTTCCCGGCCTACGTGATGTGGGCGCCGAACGCGTTGTGGAAGGGCTTCGAACTGTTCATCGGTGCCATCCAGGCGTTCATCTTCGCGCTGCTGACGATCCTGTACTTCGGTCAGGCAATGGAACTGGAAGAACACGACCCGACACCCTAG
- a CDS encoding glycosyltransferase family 4 protein, whose amino-acid sequence MQYGSAVVTATDSILALSERGAGVPLRELALVGLTATIITYFATGWVRVLAIRLGAVAYPRERDVHVRPTPRMGGLAMYIGVAAAVLLASQLPALTRGFVYSSGMPAVVVAGGLIMAIGLIDDRWGLDALTKFAGQITAASVLVTMGVAWSVLYIPIGGVGTIVLDQVSSILLTLALTVAVVNAMNFVDGLDGLAAGLGLITASAICIFSIGLLRDHGGDVLFYPPAVISVVLAGACLGFLPHNFHRAKIFMGDSGSMLIGLMLAAASTTAAGPISQSAYGARDVFALLSPFLLVIAVVLVPALDMLLAIVRRTRAGRSPFSPDKMHIHHRLLQIGHSHRRVVLLIYLWVGIVALGAASTIFFDPKHTGAVMLAAIVVALVVTLIPLLRRGSNDYEQMYDSK is encoded by the coding sequence GTGCAGTACGGTTCAGCGGTGGTGACCGCCACAGACAGCATCCTGGCCCTGTCCGAACGGGGTGCCGGCGTTCCGCTGCGCGAACTGGCCCTGGTCGGGCTGACCGCGACGATCATCACCTACTTCGCCACCGGGTGGGTCCGGGTGCTGGCGATACGGCTCGGTGCGGTGGCCTACCCGCGGGAACGCGATGTGCACGTCCGGCCGACCCCGCGGATGGGCGGGCTGGCAATGTACATCGGGGTGGCCGCCGCGGTGCTGCTGGCCTCCCAATTACCGGCCCTGACAAGGGGTTTCGTGTACTCCTCGGGAATGCCGGCGGTGGTCGTCGCGGGCGGGCTGATCATGGCGATCGGGCTCATCGACGACCGCTGGGGCCTCGACGCGCTGACCAAGTTCGCCGGACAGATCACCGCGGCCAGCGTGCTGGTCACGATGGGCGTGGCCTGGAGCGTGCTCTACATCCCGATCGGCGGGGTGGGCACCATCGTGCTCGATCAGGTGTCGTCGATCCTGCTCACCCTGGCCCTGACGGTGGCGGTGGTCAACGCGATGAACTTCGTCGACGGGCTGGACGGACTGGCCGCCGGCCTCGGCCTGATCACCGCGTCGGCGATCTGCATCTTCTCCATCGGCCTGCTGCGCGACCACGGCGGCGACGTGTTGTTCTATCCGCCCGCCGTCATCTCGGTGGTGCTGGCCGGCGCATGCCTGGGATTCCTGCCGCACAACTTCCACCGGGCCAAGATCTTCATGGGCGACTCCGGGTCCATGCTGATCGGGCTGATGCTCGCCGCCGCGTCCACCACCGCCGCCGGCCCGATCTCGCAGAGCGCCTACGGCGCCCGCGACGTGTTCGCGCTGCTGTCGCCGTTCCTGCTGGTGATCGCCGTGGTGCTGGTACCCGCCCTGGACATGTTGCTGGCCATCGTGCGGCGAACCCGCGCCGGGCGCAGCCCGTTCAGCCCGGACAAGATGCACATCCACCACCGATTGCTGCAGATCGGCCATTCCCACCGCCGGGTCGTGCTGCTCATCTATCTGTGGGTCGGGATCGTCGCGCTGGGCGCGGCCAGCACCATCTTCTTCGACCCGAAGCACACCGGAGCGGTGATGCTGGCGGCGATCGTCGTCGCCCTGGTGGTGACCCTGATCCCGCTGTTGCGGCGCGGATCGAACGACTACGAGCAGATGTACGACTCGAAGTAG
- a CDS encoding L-threonylcarbamoyladenylate synthase: MSEVFDCADPDQRKIGITSAVSALKGGRLVVMPTDTVYGLAADAFDSAAVAALLEAKGRGRDMPVPVLVGSWHTIEGLVYTVSEAARELIRAFWPGALSLVVQQAPSLHWDLGDAHGTVMLRMPLHPVAIEVLREVGPLAVSSANISGQPPAVTAAEARNQLGARVEVYLDGGPSPGQAASTIVDLTGPHPRILRAGPVTAEAVADVLGVDPATLVGSQSNQPG; encoded by the coding sequence ATGAGCGAGGTGTTCGACTGCGCCGACCCCGATCAACGCAAGATCGGCATCACGTCGGCGGTGAGCGCACTCAAGGGCGGCCGGCTGGTCGTGATGCCGACCGACACCGTCTACGGACTCGCCGCCGACGCGTTCGACAGCGCCGCGGTCGCGGCGCTGCTGGAGGCCAAGGGCCGCGGACGGGACATGCCGGTACCCGTCCTGGTCGGATCCTGGCACACCATCGAGGGTTTGGTGTACACGGTGTCGGAGGCCGCCCGCGAGCTGATCCGCGCGTTCTGGCCCGGTGCGTTGAGCCTGGTGGTCCAGCAGGCGCCGTCGCTGCACTGGGATCTCGGCGACGCCCACGGCACGGTGATGCTGCGGATGCCGCTGCATCCGGTGGCCATCGAGGTGCTGCGCGAGGTGGGCCCGCTGGCCGTCTCCAGCGCCAACATCTCCGGGCAGCCGCCCGCGGTCACCGCCGCCGAGGCCCGCAACCAGCTCGGGGCGCGGGTCGAGGTCTACCTCGACGGCGGGCCGTCACCGGGTCAGGCCGCATCGACGATCGTCGATCTGACCGGTCCGCACCCGCGCATCCTGCGGGCCGGGCCGGTGACCGCCGAGGCGGTGGCCGACGTGCTCGGCGTGGATCCCGCCACGCTCGTCGGATCGCAGTCGAATCAGCCAGGATGA
- the prmC gene encoding peptide chain release factor N(5)-glutamine methyltransferase — protein MTGLRQVIDAAARELTAAGVNSPRADALELAAHAAGVDRGRLLLLDGPDDASFLARYRELVAARARRVPLQHLTGSAAFGPVTLSVGPGVFIPRPETEALLDWAVRHALPDLGPRPVIADLCTGSGALALALHHHRPDARIIAVDISDAALEYARRNTAGTGIEVLRTDVTAPELLAGLAGQVDLIVANPPYIPAPSVPAESGLEPEVARHDPPDALFGGPDGMAVITAIVDRAGVLLRPGGRCAIEHDDTTSAETVTAFTGTGRFVDVVARRDLAGRPRFVTATRLGRGHQDSGHQEGLTR, from the coding sequence ATGACCGGGCTGCGCCAGGTGATCGACGCCGCCGCCCGAGAACTCACCGCGGCGGGTGTGAACTCACCACGCGCCGACGCCCTCGAGCTGGCGGCACACGCCGCCGGTGTCGACCGTGGACGGCTGCTGCTGCTCGACGGCCCGGACGATGCGTCCTTCCTCGCCCGCTACCGCGAACTGGTGGCGGCGCGGGCACGGCGCGTCCCGCTGCAACACCTGACCGGGTCCGCCGCCTTCGGTCCGGTGACGCTCAGCGTCGGCCCCGGCGTGTTCATCCCTCGGCCGGAGACCGAGGCACTGCTGGACTGGGCGGTGCGGCACGCCCTCCCCGACCTCGGCCCGAGACCGGTGATCGCCGATCTGTGCACCGGTTCCGGCGCGCTGGCGCTGGCGCTGCACCACCACCGCCCGGACGCCCGCATCATCGCCGTCGACATCTCCGACGCGGCGTTGGAGTATGCCCGGCGCAACACCGCCGGCACCGGGATCGAGGTGCTTCGGACCGACGTCACCGCGCCCGAGCTGCTGGCCGGGCTGGCCGGGCAGGTCGATCTGATCGTCGCGAACCCGCCCTACATCCCGGCCCCGTCGGTTCCGGCCGAAAGCGGGCTGGAACCCGAAGTCGCCCGCCATGACCCGCCGGACGCGTTGTTCGGCGGACCGGACGGGATGGCGGTCATCACCGCGATCGTCGACCGCGCGGGCGTGCTGCTGCGGCCCGGCGGGCGGTGCGCGATCGAACACGACGACACCACATCGGCCGAGACCGTCACGGCCTTCACCGGCACCGGACGATTCGTCGACGTCGTCGCCCGGCGCGATCTGGCCGGCCGGCCCCGGTTCGTCACCGCCACCCGGCTCGGGCGCGGTCATCAGGATTCCGGCCACCAGGAAGGGCTGACGCGATGA